CCGCCACTGCACCGGTTCGAGCTCACCAACCCCAAGAAGGGGCAGAGCAAGTTCCTCTACACCTACTCCGACCAGGAGTACCAACGCACCTGCGTCCAGCTGGAGAAGAAGGGCGTCCGCTGGAAGAACCCGCCCCAGCGTTACAAGGGGCTGGGGGAGATGGACGCCGACCAGCTCGCCGAGACCACGATGGACCCCCGGCACCGCACGCTGCGCCGGATCACCATGGCGGGAGCGGAGGAGGCAGACCGGGTGTTCGACCTGCTGATGGGCAACGACGTGGCACCCCGGCGGGAGTTCCTGGTGGCGAACGCCTACGAGCTGGACGACGCCCGCATCGACGCCTGATCCGTGCCGGTGCGGCGGCTGAGCCGGGTGCCGCACCGCCGCGCCGGCGCCTGACCCGGCGGCGAAAGCCTTTACGGGCCCTTTACGCGGCGCGACCGATCGGGCACGGTGGTCATCCCACGAGAAGGGGGACCACCGTGCCGGACTCCGCAAGCTCCGCCAGCGTCACCTCCGACACCGACGCCGAGCCCGAACTCCGCAGGGCGATCGGCCCCAAGCTTCTGTTGTTCTTCGTCGTCGGCGACATCCTCGGCACCGGCATCTACGCCCTGACCGGCAAGGTCGCGGGTGAGGTCGGGGGAGCCGCGTGGATGTCGTTCGGCCTGTCGTTCGTGGTGGCGATGTTCACTGCGACGTCCTACGTCGAGCTCGTCGGCAAGTACCCCCGAGCGGCCGGAGCGGCGTTGTACGCCCAGCGCGCCTTCGGGATTCACTTCCTGACGTTCATGGTCGCGTTCGCGGTGATGTGTTCGGGCCTGACCTCGGCCGGTGCCGCGGCCCGAACGTTCGGCGGTGACTACCTCACCGAGTTCGTCGACGTGCCGACGCTGTTGGTGGTGGTGGCGTTCCTGGTCGTCCTCGCGCTGATCAACTTCCGGGGAGTGTCGGAGTCGGTACGCCTCAACGTCGTGCTGACCTGCGTCGAGGTGTCCGGCCTGTTGTTCATCATCGTGATCGGAGCGATCGCGATTCTTCGGGGAGTCGGCGAACCGGGCAGGTCGTTCGAGTTCAACTCCGACGGCAACCCGTTCGGCCTGGTGGTGAGCGGCGCGGCGCTGGCGTTCTTCGCCCTGGTGGGTTTCGAGGACTCGGTCAACATGGCGGAGGAGACCCACAACCCGCAACGGGTCTTCCCGCGGGCGCTGTTCATCGGCATCTCCATCACCGGTGTCATCTACATGCTGGTGGCGTTCATCGCGACCAGCCTGGTCCCGCTGGACACCCTGAGCGGGTCCGACGGCCCGCTGCTGGAGGTGGTCCGGGTCGGCGCCGACTGGCTGCCGCTCGCGGTCTTCTCACTGATCGCGTTGTTCGCGGTGACGAACTCCGCGCTCATCAACATGCTGATGGCGTCCCGCCTGGTCTACGGCATGTCCCGGGAGCGGATCGTTCCCCGGGCGCTCGGCGTCGTCCACCGCACCCGGCGCACGCCGTGGGCGGCCATCGTGTTCACCTCGGTGCTTGCCATCGGCCTGGCCACGTGGGGCGGGGTCAGCCAGCTCGGGGGTACCACCGCGCTGCTCCTGCTGTGTGTCTTCACGCTGGTCAACGCCGCGGTGCTGGTCCTGCGAAGGGACCAGGTGGAGCACCGGCACTACCGTGCGCCGACGGTGTTCCCGGTGCTCGGGATCGTCTGCTGCGCCTACCTGGCCACACCGTGGAGCGGGCGCGACCCGCAGGAGTACGCCATCGCGGGTGTGCTGCTCGCGATCGGTCTGGTGCTGTGGCTGGCCACCTGGGTGGGGCGGCGGTGGAGCGGCGCCACGGCCCGGTCCTGACGGACGGGCCGGGCACGCGAGCCGATCTCGTTCGGCGGGCCGGGCGTGAGGAGTGGGTCCGGCCCGGGCGAGTGGCCGGGCCGGATCCGCGTCAGGTGAGCGGGCCGCCGATGGCGGCGATCGGCTTGGTGGACGGCTCGCCGGAGCCATCCCGCCGCCCGGTCGCGGGCGGCAGCGGCACCGCCGCACCGGCGGCGGTGGCGGCCCGCGCGGGTGCCGGCCCGGCCCAGGCGAGCTGGATGACCTCCTCGCCCTTGAGGAACCGGTGACAGCGCACCCCTCCGGTCGCGCGTCCCTTGGGGGGGTACTCGGTGTAGGGGGCGACCTTGAGTGAGCCGCCGTCCATCCCGGGCAGCGCGGAGGTCGAGCCGGCCACGGTGACGACGACGGCTTCCTGGTCGGCGGGCACGGCGCCGAAGAAGACCACCCGGGCCTTCGCGCCGAGCCGGATCCCGCTCACCCCGCCGGCGGTCCGGCCCTGCGGGCGTACGGCGTCGGCGGCGAACCGCAGCAGCTGGGCGTCACTGGTGACGAAGACCAGGTCCTCCGCACCGGTACGCAGCTCGGTCGCACCGACCACCTCGTCGCCCGCCTTGAGGGTGATGACCTCCCAGGCGTCACGGTTGGCCAGGTGATCGGGTGCGAGCCGCTTGACCACGCCGGCGGCGGTGCCCAGCGCGAGGCCGGGGGAGTCGGGGTCGAGGGTGGTGAGGCACACGCCGCGTTCGCCCTTGTCCAGCGAGACGAACTCGCTCAGCGGCGCGCCACCCTGGAGGTTGGGGACATGGGCGGTCGGCGGCAGCGCCGGCATGTCGAGCACGTTCAGCCGTACCAGCCGTCCGCCACTGGTGACCAGGCCGACCTGGCCGCGGGCGGTGCCGCGTACGGCGGACACCACAACGTCGTGCTTGGCACGCGCGCCCTCGGTCGGCAGCGGTTCGTCACCGGTGGTGCGGGCCATCAGCCCGGTGGAGGACAACAGCACCCAGCACGGGTCGTCGGCTACCTCCAGCGGGACGGTGCTGGTGACGGCGTGCCCGGACGACTCCAGCAGCACGGTGCGGCGTTCGGAGCCGTAGGCGTTGGCCATCTCGGTCAGCTCGCCCGACACCAGCCGCTTGAGGAGGCGTTCGTCCTCCAGGATCGCGGTGAGCTCCTCGATCTCCTTCTCCAGCGTGGACTTCTCCTTCTCCAGCTCGATGCGGGAGAACTTCGTCAGCCGGCGCAGCTGCATGTCGAGGATGTACTGCGTCTGGATCTCGGTGAGGTCGAAGACGGTCATCAGCCGGTCCTTCGCCTGCCCGGCGTCGTCGCTGCCGCGGACGATCTGGATGACCTCGTCGATGTCGATGATGGCCAGCAGCAGGCCCTCGACCAGGTGCAGCCGGTCGGAGGCCTTGTTCAACCGGAACGTCGTACGCCGCCGGGTGACGTCGTAGCGGTGGCCGAGGTAGACCTCCAGCAGCTGCTTGAGTCCGAGCGTGCGCGGCTGGCCGTCGACCAGGGCGACGTTGTTGATGTTGAACGACTCCTCCATCGGCGTGAGCTTGTAGAGCTGCTCGAGGATCGCCTCGGGGTGGAAGCCGTTCTTGATCTCGATGACGAGCCGCAGTCCGTGCGCCCGGTCGGTGAGGTCCTTCAGGTCGGAGATGCCCTGCAGCTTCTTGGACTGGACGAGCGTCTTGATGCGCTCCATCACCCGCTCGGGGCCGACGTTGTAGGGGAGCTCGGTGACGATCAGGCCCTTGCGCCGCGGCGTCACGTTGTCGATCCGGACGGTGGCCCGCATCTTGAACGCGCCCCGGCCGGTCTCGTAGGCGTCCCGGATGCCGGCCAGGCCCACGATCTTGCCGCCGGTGGGAAGGTCGGGGCCGGGGACGTAGCGCATCAGGTCGTCGAGGCTCGAGCTCGGCTTCTTGATCAGCTGCCGGAGCGCCTGGATCACCTCGACCAGGTTGTGCGGCGCCATGTTGGTGGCCATGCCGACCGCGATCCCGGAGGCGCCGTTGACCAGCAGGTTGGGGATGGCCGCGGGCAGGACCTGCGGCTCGCTCTCCTGGCCGTCGTAGTTGGGCTTCCAGTCGACCACGTCCTCGTCCAGGGATCCGGTCATCGCCAGGGCCGGCGCCGCCATCCGGCACTCGGTGTAGCGCATCGCGGCGGGACTGTCGTCGTGGGAGCCGAAGTTTCCGTGGCCGTCGATCAGCGGCACCCGCATCGCGAACGACTGGGCCATCCGGACCAGCGCGTCGTAGATCGCCGAGTCGCCGTGCGGGTGCAACTTACCCATCACCTCACCGACCACCCGCGCGCTCTTGACGTGCGGGCGGTCGGGGCGCAGCCCCATGTCGGACATCGTGTAGAGGATCCGCCGCTGCACCGGCTTGAGGCCGTCGCGGGCGTCGGGCAGCGCTCGGGTGTAGATCACCGAATAGGCGTATTCGAGGAAGCTGGTCCGCATCTCGTCGCCGACGTCGATGTCGCTGATCTGCTCCTCGAAGTCGTCCGGGGGCGGCAGCGTGGCTTTGCGACGGGCCATACGGAAGTGCACTCCTCAGGTTTGGTGAGGCCGAACCAGGTGGCTGGGGTCCTCGAAGAATCGTGCCACCCACCACCGACAGTGCCACACAGCGACTCGCGGGCGGCGGCCGCTCGTCGTCGGCCCACCCCCGTCAGCCCACCCCGTCGTCGGCCCTCCTCGTTGCGCCTGCCGTCAGCCCCGGTCGCCGGCGTCTGCCGTCAGGGCGCCGGCCGGGGGAACGGTGCGGCCGCCGCGACGAGCTCGGTGACCAGCACGATCGAGGCCGCCTCCACCGCCAGCAGGCACACCAGTACGACCAGCTGGAACGCCGCGGCCCGCAGCGGCGGGGCGCCGCCGAGGACCATCCCCACGAACGTGCCGGGCAGGGTCACCAGGCCGACCGTCCGGGTCTGGTCGAGCGCGGGCAGCAGCGCGTCCGCCCCGGCCCGCCCGGCGATCTCGCGGTACGCCTGCCGCGGGGTCAGCCCGACGGTCATCGCCGCCTCGACCTCGCCCCAGCGGCCGCGGAGCTCTGCCAGCACCCGCCGCCCGGCGAGGGTGGTGGCAGACATCGCCCCACCGACCAGGATGCCGCCGAGGGGGAGGAGGGTGGCCGGGTTCGTCGGGACGCTGCGGGTCAGCAGGAGGAGGACGAGGACCGGTACCGCGGGTACGACGATCGCCGCGCCGGCCCGTGCCCAGGCGTCCGGCAGGCCGCGCAGCCGGCGGGCGCTGGTGAGGGTCGCCACCCCGGCCATCAGCACGAGGAAGGCGAGCGTCCCGGCGTACGACGAAAGCGCGAAGCCGACCACGAGGCCGACCGCACCGAGCTGGACGATCGCGCGGCCGACGGCGAGCGGGAGGGCGCGCTGGTGGCCCAGGCCGCCGAGCCTGGACAGCAGCGCGGCGAGGCCGGCCAGGACCGGGAGGAGTACGAGGGTCGCGGGGCCCAACCCGACGGAGTGCATGGGACAGGATGGACCCGTGACTGCGGACACCCGGCCACCAGGTCCCTCATCAGGTCCCCCACCAGGTCCCTCCGGACGCCGCGCGGAACCTCCCCGGGAAGGCCCGGGAGACACCGGCCTCCCTGCCGGTCGCTCGCTCGGCGACCTGTTCGCCCGGGTCGAGCGCGCCGAGTGGCCACCGCCCGACGGCACCTTCCGGGTGCTGCCGCAGCCACCGGGACGCACCGCGGCGGTGGTCGCCTTCACCGCGCACACGGTGGTCGCCGCGGACGTATCGCCCGAGTGGGTGCGCGGTGTACTCGACGGCTCCGAGGGCTCCGAGGGCTCCGAGGGCTCCGAGGGCTCCGAGGGCTCCGACGGCTCCGACGGCTCCGGTGCCACCGACCTGGGGGCGCCGATGAAGCCGGCGTTCCTGTCCGCCCTGGCCGCGTACACCGGCCGCCGGATCGGCGCGCTCGACCAGATGATGCTGGCCGGCCCACTGCCCGGTCGGCCGTCGCCGGAGCTGACGGGGCTACCGGAGCTGACCGAGATCACCGACTCGGGCCATCCCCGCGTACGCCGGGCGCACCGCTACCGCGACGACGTACGCGTGTACGCCGCGGACGGCGGCCTCGTCCTGGTCGGCCGCGGGCTGGCCGGCCGGTGGGAGATGGCGTTCGAGGTCGAGCCCGACCGGCAGGGCCGCGGACTCGGCCGGTCGCTGGCCCTCGCGGCCCGCCACCTGCTGCCGCCCGGCGCCGGCGCGGTGTGGGCGCAGGTGTCACCGGGCAACGCCGCGTCGGTCCGGACGCTGCTGGCGGCCGGCTACCGTCCGGTCGGCGCAGAGGTGCTGCTCGTCGCACGGTGATTCCCGGGCCCGAGCCAGGGACCGAACCGGGGACCGAGCCGGGGGCATGCGCCCGGGGTATGAGCCGGAGGACGGATACCAGATGTGGACCGGGCCACGCCCCGCGGCCGGACACAAATCCTGCGCCCGCCCGGGCTCGGAGTTTCCGGCCGGGTGGCGGAAGCCCACCGGTAGTGTGGGCGCCGGAACCGTCAGGGAGGCAGTGCATGTCCGGCTCGAGTAGGCGCGCCTTCTTGCTGCGTTCGCTGGCCCTCGGGGTGTCCGCTCCCACGGTGGCGTCCGTCCTGGCCGGCTGCACCGGTGACGACGGCCGGCCGTTCGGTAACCCCGCGACCCGCCAGCGAGCCGACGACGCCGCGCGCTACCGCGGCCAGATCACCGTTGCCTCGTTGGAGAATCCGCCGAAGGCGGCGCAGGAGGCGCTGACCCGGGCCTACCGCGAGCACCAGCCGGACGTGCGGATCTCCTGGCAGACCAAGGACTACGCCGACTCCGGTGCGTACGAGCGCTGGCTGGGCACCCAGCTGTCGGCCAACCGGGTCGGGCCGGACATCGTCACCAGCGGCTACGCGCCGGACTTCCGCGGCTTCGTCGACTTCAACGAGTACCGCGCGCAGGTCAACCCCTACACCGGTGATGCCTGGGAGAAGGACTACGCGTTCGAAAAGTACCGCGAGCTCACCGCCGAGGGCACCCGGCCGCAGCTCGGCACCGACCAGCTGCACCTGTTGTGGTACTACAACAAGGAGATCTTCGCCGCGGCCAACGTCAGTCCGCCGAGGAACTGGCGCGAGGTCGTCGAGGTCAGTGCGAAGCTCAAGCGGGCCGGGCACATTCCGCTGTCGACGAACTTCGACTACATCCTTCCCGGCTGGATCTGCTCGGTCTACTTCGACCAGTACCACCCCTCCTGGTCCACCGCCGCGCGCTCACAGCCGGGCGACTGGAACTGGAACCCCGAGCTCGACGGCGACTTCGACTACGACGCCAACGACCCGGCGCTGCACGCGAAGTACACCTACAGCGCCCAGCGGTTCTACCAGGCGCTGAAGGCCAAGACGCTGCGGTACGACACACCGGCGATGGTCGAGCTGGTCACCAACCTGATCAGGGTCTTCCCGCAGTACTCGAACGGCGACTTCTTCGCCTACACCGACCAGTACCTCCCGTTCGTCCAGGGCAAGGCCGCGATGCTCGTGGACGGCTCGTGGTCGCTGACCCTGCTGCACAAGGACCTTCAGTCGCTGACCGAGACCCGGGCCAAGAAGCTCGGGATCAAGGCCGGCAAGCTGGAGCCGTTCGACTGGGACGTCTTCGAGTTCCCGCCGATGGAGGGCCCGCTGGTCGAGTCGCGGCCCCGCCCGCCCGAGGGCACCACGGGCTATCACCTCGGAGTGGTGGAGAAGGAACCCGAGCACACCGAGATGGTGATGGACTTCCTGATGTTCTGGTTGTCCAAACCGGGCTACACCGCGTTTCTGCAGGGCACCTCGGACGCGCACGAACTCGCGCCGGCCGGCCCGCCGATGGTGAACGGCATCGAGTACCCCCGGGAGATCGCGGACCTGCTCGGAAAGGTCCAGCAGAAGGGCATCGCCGGCCCGGCGTACGGCAGCTTCTGGGTCAACGGCCCCGGCGGCGGGCGTACCACCCAGCTTCTGCAGGCGTTGTTCACCAACGTCCTGCAGCGCCGTACGCCACCGCAGGAGTACGCCACCCAGGTGCAGAAGACGATCGAGACCCACTTCGCCGACATCCTGGCGAACACCGGCCTCACCGAGGACGACGTGGCCAACCCGGCGCGGCGGCCGCGTTCGGTCTGACGGAAGCTCGTCCGGGCCTCGGGCGCTCGCCGGAGGTGGTGCCTGTCGGCCGGCCGACCGTGCCGAAGGTCAGCGCTGGTCGGGCGCGAGGTCGACGAACTGGTCGCGCGGCTCACCCGCTGCCGCGCTCATCGCGGAGGGGGCGGGTCCCGGC
This Actinopolymorpha cephalotaxi DNA region includes the following protein-coding sequences:
- a CDS encoding APC family permease: MPDSASSASVTSDTDAEPELRRAIGPKLLLFFVVGDILGTGIYALTGKVAGEVGGAAWMSFGLSFVVAMFTATSYVELVGKYPRAAGAALYAQRAFGIHFLTFMVAFAVMCSGLTSAGAAARTFGGDYLTEFVDVPTLLVVVAFLVVLALINFRGVSESVRLNVVLTCVEVSGLLFIIVIGAIAILRGVGEPGRSFEFNSDGNPFGLVVSGAALAFFALVGFEDSVNMAEETHNPQRVFPRALFIGISITGVIYMLVAFIATSLVPLDTLSGSDGPLLEVVRVGADWLPLAVFSLIALFAVTNSALINMLMASRLVYGMSRERIVPRALGVVHRTRRTPWAAIVFTSVLAIGLATWGGVSQLGGTTALLLLCVFTLVNAAVLVLRRDQVEHRHYRAPTVFPVLGIVCCAYLATPWSGRDPQEYAIAGVLLAIGLVLWLATWVGRRWSGATARS
- a CDS encoding DNA gyrase/topoisomerase IV subunit A: MARRKATLPPPDDFEEQISDIDVGDEMRTSFLEYAYSVIYTRALPDARDGLKPVQRRILYTMSDMGLRPDRPHVKSARVVGEVMGKLHPHGDSAIYDALVRMAQSFAMRVPLIDGHGNFGSHDDSPAAMRYTECRMAAPALAMTGSLDEDVVDWKPNYDGQESEPQVLPAAIPNLLVNGASGIAVGMATNMAPHNLVEVIQALRQLIKKPSSSLDDLMRYVPGPDLPTGGKIVGLAGIRDAYETGRGAFKMRATVRIDNVTPRRKGLIVTELPYNVGPERVMERIKTLVQSKKLQGISDLKDLTDRAHGLRLVIEIKNGFHPEAILEQLYKLTPMEESFNINNVALVDGQPRTLGLKQLLEVYLGHRYDVTRRRTTFRLNKASDRLHLVEGLLLAIIDIDEVIQIVRGSDDAGQAKDRLMTVFDLTEIQTQYILDMQLRRLTKFSRIELEKEKSTLEKEIEELTAILEDERLLKRLVSGELTEMANAYGSERRTVLLESSGHAVTSTVPLEVADDPCWVLLSSTGLMARTTGDEPLPTEGARAKHDVVVSAVRGTARGQVGLVTSGGRLVRLNVLDMPALPPTAHVPNLQGGAPLSEFVSLDKGERGVCLTTLDPDSPGLALGTAAGVVKRLAPDHLANRDAWEVITLKAGDEVVGATELRTGAEDLVFVTSDAQLLRFAADAVRPQGRTAGGVSGIRLGAKARVVFFGAVPADQEAVVVTVAGSTSALPGMDGGSLKVAPYTEYPPKGRATGGVRCHRFLKGEEVIQLAWAGPAPARAATAAGAAVPLPPATGRRDGSGEPSTKPIAAIGGPLT
- a CDS encoding ABC transporter permease — protein: MGPATLVLLPVLAGLAALLSRLGGLGHQRALPLAVGRAIVQLGAVGLVVGFALSSYAGTLAFLVLMAGVATLTSARRLRGLPDAWARAGAAIVVPAVPVLVLLLLTRSVPTNPATLLPLGGILVGGAMSATTLAGRRVLAELRGRWGEVEAAMTVGLTPRQAYREIAGRAGADALLPALDQTRTVGLVTLPGTFVGMVLGGAPPLRAAAFQLVVLVCLLAVEAASIVLVTELVAAAAPFPRPAP
- a CDS encoding GNAT family N-acetyltransferase, translated to MTADTRPPGPSSGPPPGPSGRRAEPPREGPGDTGLPAGRSLGDLFARVERAEWPPPDGTFRVLPQPPGRTAAVVAFTAHTVVAADVSPEWVRGVLDGSEGSEGSEGSEGSEGSDGSDGSGATDLGAPMKPAFLSALAAYTGRRIGALDQMMLAGPLPGRPSPELTGLPELTEITDSGHPRVRRAHRYRDDVRVYAADGGLVLVGRGLAGRWEMAFEVEPDRQGRGLGRSLALAARHLLPPGAGAVWAQVSPGNAASVRTLLAAGYRPVGAEVLLVAR
- a CDS encoding ABC transporter substrate-binding protein — translated: MSGSSRRAFLLRSLALGVSAPTVASVLAGCTGDDGRPFGNPATRQRADDAARYRGQITVASLENPPKAAQEALTRAYREHQPDVRISWQTKDYADSGAYERWLGTQLSANRVGPDIVTSGYAPDFRGFVDFNEYRAQVNPYTGDAWEKDYAFEKYRELTAEGTRPQLGTDQLHLLWYYNKEIFAAANVSPPRNWREVVEVSAKLKRAGHIPLSTNFDYILPGWICSVYFDQYHPSWSTAARSQPGDWNWNPELDGDFDYDANDPALHAKYTYSAQRFYQALKAKTLRYDTPAMVELVTNLIRVFPQYSNGDFFAYTDQYLPFVQGKAAMLVDGSWSLTLLHKDLQSLTETRAKKLGIKAGKLEPFDWDVFEFPPMEGPLVESRPRPPEGTTGYHLGVVEKEPEHTEMVMDFLMFWLSKPGYTAFLQGTSDAHELAPAGPPMVNGIEYPREIADLLGKVQQKGIAGPAYGSFWVNGPGGGRTTQLLQALFTNVLQRRTPPQEYATQVQKTIETHFADILANTGLTEDDVANPARRPRSV